The sequence aattaaactcagttagtgagtgctcatttaaaatattgcacatatacaggttgttcagattacttgttaaagtgcaatgaaataccttatatctgcagacgaaatatgtctgtttgtggatggagactttgtaatagccaaaactatgtattttgcatgcatcacattatagtgcagtgtgcaagaaaataataacaaggcggcagagcgaacatatcatccatagtggttctcacgtagtccttctatgTCATCACCACACAGTGTGCATTAtgagttaagtgatcagtctttaagagaaggaaaTAGcagggcagtttgatagccgaattataataggccacctaataaaaatatattatataataataatataataatagaatGAGCccaatatcgtcttgactatcgacagagacatctgcttacgccgatatctctgactatcgtcgatacacgatacaaTCATCTATCAGCACAACCATAGTTTgtaatctggatatttatctttaaaaaaacacatggattcactacaggggcCTTTTTTCACCCACCGAgccgtgtgagggatgttttattaaaGATGCGTGCACTTTAGTTCACgttttctgaactgttgacaacaaacacccgcttaccctcattgaaaggcttggaagggCAAGGACAAtattaatataactcagattggattattctgaaagaagaaagtcacatacacctaggatgcttcgagggtgagtagaagatgggcAAATATTCATtctcaggtgaactaaccctttaacttggCCCTGATTCATTGATTCACATCATGCTTTTGTTGATGACACATACATATCAACATCATTTCATTCAGGTCAGCAGCCAGTAACAAACACAAAAgctcttattttaatttaattctggTTCCGGTGAAAGTTTCAGATGTAATGTGTAGTAATTTGAACAAATTTAACCgttaaaaaacttattttgatatgccggcgaaaaaaaaaaagtgacgaaATTACTAAAACACCCATCACCAATGTGATTGTCTCATGAAAGCGATAGAGATGGAAAACTTCTACCACAGACTGCCATGCTGTTAACAATGCATTTCACCTCCATAGCAAAGAAGACCTCATGTTACTTTATAATTGACTAGGTACTAAGTGTTTGGTATGTTTTCATTTCACTTTCAGAAAGCGATTCGTGTCACCACATTCATGCAGCGTCTCCGAGCTTCTGAAATGGGATCTTCTGATGGGGCAGCACAGGGCAAAGGGGTCAAAGCGGATGGTAAGGGGATACAAACAGACTCAGGCGGCATTTCTACTGTGAGCATGTCCCATGAGGTGTCCGCTGAAAATAAACCTGTGGAGAATCAAGAAGAGGATAAAGCAAGAAACCTAAACGCAgaagagaaagaaacagagacCCTTACCAGATCAAACAGCTCTTTAAAAGTACAAGCAGATGAGCCGAACATGAAAGAGTCTACCGAAGGCACTTCTGAAAGGGAGGACAAACCTTTAACAAGAGCGAGCCAGAAAGCAGCACCCAGCCAGCCTAACAAGACATCAGACAACCGAGAGAACGATGTCCCCAAGGAGCCAGAGGCCACAACTGTTGGCAGTGTCGAGAAGAAATCATCTTTCCCCGATACGCCAAATCGACGAAAAATGGCTGCCAATCTCTCGATGGATCATGGCTCATGTTCTGATGTCAAAACCAGTACCAAGGAACCACCTCTtaaatcagaagaaaaaaaagacacagcCCATGATATGGCTGCAAATAGCTGGTGTCAAACACAGCTCCCAGAAGCAGTTGCAGAGAGGCCAGTGGAAGTAGGGGTGACTTGCGAGGTCAATCCTAAGAGCAGAGAGTTGAAGAAAGGACGAACGGACAAGGGTAGCCAGTCTGTGAAAAACATCCAGTGTACATATGCCAGTTTGGGATCTTCAAGTCTCGGCCATGATAAAACAGTATTTGAGCAGGAGCTGCAAGAGATGGTCCAAGGTGCATCAGGGTTTGCTAGCCCATTCTGTCCAACTTACTCTGTTGGACAGTACGCTGGTTTAGATCCCGGAAGTGGAGCCAGTGCAGACTGGCAAATGGATTGTGTAATTGAACAAATTGAGAAGCAAATGGCTGCCGTGTTAGAGAAGATCGAGGGGGACATGCCTTCTTTGCTGGAGCAGATCAGCGACCATCCCAAGACCCTTCCGAGAGCAAAGAGTGCCAGCTCTTCCCCGTCACCCCGATCTCGCTCATACCATCATTCGACCCCACCGCCCCTTCCCACCACACCTCGCCCAACTATGCCTTCTCTACCACACCTGACCCTCCCGCCTCCCTCGTACCCACCACCTTCCCCACCAAGTCACATCCAAGGTCACAGCCATCCAACTGCCGATGATGGTAACTGTGATGGCCAGAAGTCTACAAAGCGGTCTGGCCAATCACCAAGGGGAAGTGTATCTGGAAAAGGGTTGTAAATATGCTAAGAGGGTGTGAACGCTCAAGAATGAAGGAGGTGCACCATGTAACAAAAAATCTTTGGGCTATGGATTATGGATCCATGAGTACAGCATACCTTTTAGGGCTGAACAATGATCTTTGGGCTCCAACACAAAGAGCCTTTTTACTGATTGTATGTGATggataaaaagctttttttatgtgTAAAGAAGAAAGTAACTGAGCAAACTGAAAATATGGAacactattttgttttattaaagaaaacaattatGGTTATCCTACTATACATGGTTGTAAATGGTTCTGCTCTACACTACAAGATCATAGCAAACACTATTATGTTTCCtaaataacaattaaattaaaaactaaattaaattaatgcatttagcagacgcttttatccaaagcgacttacattgaatTCAGGCTAaccacatgtgttccctgggattcatacccccaaccttgcacttgctaatgcaatgctctaccacttgagctacagaaaCACAATTCCATACAATAATTATAATGTAGAGTCTGAGGAGGGGGTCACCTTTAAATAAACTTGTTCCCTTAAAACAAGTTGGCATCCTGCTCTGTTATGGAGAACCACTGCACATTTGCTCTTCACCACGAGTTTGGAgagtgttattttttttgtcacttcATCTTGGATTTTTGCTCTGAGATAGTGAAGTTGAAGCAGTGCATCTGTGTACTCTCATCAATCATTTACCTTCTTCAAAACTTTCAGTAAGACTATTTCATTTATCTCTCTTATTGTATGTTCTCGCATTGTACAGCAGTTTCTATAAGTCTCTGCCAAACCTGTCATTCTTTCATTAATTGAGAATAATAATGCTCAGAGGGTGATAATAGATCACAACTTTGAGACTACAGTACTTTACAACTATATTCTCTTTCCTGGCCTTTTTTATTCTCTGTTGTATGTGTACATCTACGTGTCTGTTTGATTCTCATTCTCTTACTCTATTTTCTCAATTTATGATGTAAACTAATATATCTTTACATTGTATAGTACTTTTGCTAATATATCCTAAAGTAAGCTCTAATGTCTATATGTAAAGTCCTTGCAAATGTCTGTGAATTGTAACTGTGGCTTTCACCCCAACCCCcaaataatattatatagattttggTGATGTGAATATTCttccaagtttattttattttttgcactctCTACATGACCATTTCAATAAAATTCAGATCAAACCATCTTGTTTAATAGCCTTTTCTTTTGGCATGATCGGTATAAAATGACCAACAAGTCCTCCAACTCATACgaccgtataggtcgtttgtcacTATCCTCAAATACGACCCACACGAGGCTTCTCTAAATTAGCgcccctattggcaacaggaGGTATGATACATGAACTTTCACCGTAATGCATTGTgggtttattttaatatgtttgctATTTGGGTTTTGAATTGTTTGTTTTAAACTCTCCCAGATGTTCGAAATGTTTTGCTAAAAAGATATGGATTTTAGATGACTTCGAGACATGTACAGGTAAGGTTTTCTCCCGTCTCATAAAGTAGTCGATCGTTTATGAATAATAtgagtttttattttcaaatcgATACTGGACTCTGTTTGTCCTATTCAACCAGTTTGACGTTCAAATCATTTAATCGAACTCTGCAGCTTTATAAAGTTAGTTTTCATTGTGGTATTCGTTTGAAATTCGCCTGTGGTGGAAAGAGGTCATGTAAAagtggggtggtgctagcgcagtggataagacacatgtctttggtgtgagagacccgggttcgaatccactgtgagacaccaatgtgtccctgagcaagacacttaacccctagttgctccagaggtgtgcgacctctgacatatgtggcaattgtaagtcgctttggataaaagcgtcagctaagtgaataaatgtaaaagtcgCGTTTTTACCATAGTAACATGTCGCTGAACCATGTCACCTGTAATAAAACCCATagaaagtaaaagaaatggacacagcgaactcagttgagacaagtgaagcccatttttagcgatttttagcacttccgtttctgatgcgcagactcaaactaaacttgatgacgtcagcaacctgtctgacagatgtaaatcttctagtagctgtgcgtgcaaactgccatcgttaatcttgcagagacggcgagcttgagcgcggagttctttggcgtgagtgagcaggagtaagtattctgattaattattttgtatagtattttaaaatgtaatgccagggcttgtatctatgggcttctctcttgacatctccccgattgcctgcgagcttctcctcctgtctgtacggtaattgctctactgtgcgacagagagtcaagtggttatgacgcaatcgttagcctatttttacaaaaacagtttctacggggccataatgtaacatagaaggtaatggagtcctttatacattgtcgtgtatctttagaaataaataatggacaaatggagtctttataCACCtcggatgtaaagttattcgctgtcaaagtgacgccaaaatgaatgggagtcaatgggatgctaatgcaagtgaagttctgctacaagatggcggcacgcggccgacttcaacttccggtcgacttccttcccaccTGATAAAACCTCACTACCCACAACATCATGTATCTCCTGTCataactgtagttttactttgGTATTTGTAGTATAAACACGTTACCATGCTTTTTACCACGGTAACTGTGCTTATTGTGTACTCTTtagttaaaggagctatgtggaggtttttacttaaaaaaaatctttaagatagagttttcatttgtacatgtatgagccaaccatgatgtaaaaaaaagaatgacaccttgactgtccaccacggttgcctctatcagcctgtaggctcaattgtgtgtggaggagtcgggcccgaattggcgcgaaaattcacaaaatgtgacgtcatgcgcgttctcgtctactttgggcttacaaccgtacggccagccattatagtaagcagcggcgatagtgttttcaaatggactctgcggatggaaagaagcgaccagccttccaattcagacacccacggacactcctcgtaagtaaaaaaaaaaaaaaaaagagcgtgcgcactgagaacgagcatgagactggctgcagttcctctaacggccactggtgtcagtaacggttagaaatttcagaacgcaatgctcctttaagtaaCACTGTAAACACATAATTTGCCATGCCTTTAATACCTTgttgtaatgtaattgtaattcagtgtttttttttccttttcatttttgcagtttcttcatatcacatacatctccagctcctacaacaacattcagtgtccagcagctctttatgaatctctgtctctctctctctctctctctgtctctctctttctctctgcctctctctctctctcattttccttTCCTATTTTTCTGAACTGTAGTTCATAATTAAGTCacacatatttttctttctttctttctcttgttcATCATGGCATATTTTCACAGCTCAGAATCAGATTTGGATCAGTTCTTGTATTAACAGGGAACTTGAACTCGAAGCTCAATGCTGAACTTGAAGAAGTTTCCAGTAAAGCTGAAGTCCTTCAAAGGTTCGACACATCACAGGTAATGTTGAAGATATTTAGCTGTAGACTGatttactttaattaatttatccttactttattttaataacctTCCTTATTGTCCTtcctttcaaatattttgttcacagatcatttctaacacactgtctcaacatgtatgtattaaaacaacaacaactttttactttttctttatttcagctGAAAAGGAAGACCATGGGCCTGTCAAACTCTTGTCAAACCCGTCTTGTTTGTGGAGAGGGATGAATTTGACCATCTTGTGTGTTTAAGGAGAAGACCAAAAGCTACTAAGGCAAATATTTCCAGAGGTATGTCTGTGTTGATCTGAGCACCTCGACAGAACTTTACTGCAGTTACATTTTGCAccgaatttatttttttatttttttcaaagtatTAATAATTCAAACAATTTCAGCAAATtcatatgatattgtacaagcgtACTGTCCAGCTTTTCCTCCTGCTGTCATTGACCATCGCCTCAGCTCTCATGCAGACTGTGCCCATTGTAAGTAGTCAGAGCGTTATATCCTAAAGTTTATATTGAGTCCACTGTATTCTTTATTTGCACCGTCTTAACCCGTTCTAACAGTACATGATATCTGCCCACACCTCACAGTCTGCCTTTATTtccatgttgattttaattgaacACATCTGTCTAAAAACAAGTCAGGAAATGCTGTTtaacttgtcatgtgacacatcagATCTTCAGTTAATTTGGCCAAATTAGATCATTTAaggctgttcacaccaagaatagtaactacaataactattttagcatccacaccaacctCAACCAatgataaagttatttttattattatacacgcTGCAGCGATGTTgttgtctgccactttaaatgatcaagctttttaaatgtgcattttgattggctgtttaatgttcatcagctggaaaatatATTCCTCTGATGTTGTTCCTCTGtgtcattaaatgttaaatagttgCAGTATGGACTCATCCTTGGTATGAAGAGGTCTTTAAACTGCTTACAACAATCCTGCTGCATGTTATCGTGTAGAAAATAATTGAGAATAATATAGCTTGAAGATACAGCTTTCTTCCCTGTCATTTTGTTAAACTCAAACGCAAGGTTCTGCCTTTCTCTGCTTGTTTCTCTTCATTTTAGTCCTTTACTCtctccactcactcacacattctctCTTGCTCTGTTGTAAGGTACAAACAGAGCAGATGGTTGCATGATGGCCTCTTTCAGTTTTGTCAACTGAACGTCTACTAGTGAGGCTCAGCAAGTTCTTGTCATGATCAGCCCACTCCAAGAAAGGTTTGTAGAAAATTGTAATCAATATTCATTTAATCCTCTAACCtgaatttttttgtgaattaacttaattatatctGTCTTAATTCATATGTTTAACCAGCAATAGTAATTAAACATGGGGTTAATagacatatttttgttttacagctgaagagcaaaaacacaaagaacatcagtcctgTTGGGGATGAGGAATGAACATGGCTCTATTGTGCCCAAACAGAAAAGAGTGAAAAGGTGATCCCCATTGATGTGTCAGTATTCAAGTAATGCATTAGTACAGCATTTGATGTTGATCTCTATTCAAGTCAGCAATTATCATTTTTCACATATACATCTTTTTATAAGTCCTAGAATGAACAATTTATCAGGGCATCATTTCTAGAATTTGGGCAGAAAATTACTGAATATGGTGAGTACTGACACCTGCACCTGTATTCCCCAAAACTATTTTTCTTATGGACTTatagtttttgatttttttttttttttttgaaggaggaTGAAGTCAGTTGATGGAGAAATGAAGAACAAGATGTGTTGTATATGAAgacttcagatgcaaaagcctttaaGTTCTGTATGAAATGTTCTTCTAAGaagaattttagaagaaaatttcaggtGGAACTTAGAGACCTTTGCATCTGAAGTCTTCATATGTACTatgagcagaggtggaaagagtacaaaaatattctactcaagtaaaagtaccattacattaatgaaattttacttaagtacaagtaaaagtaccagtctaaaaaatcaactcaagtaaaagtaaaaagtagctcatttaatatttactcagagtaaaaattacttagttacattttaacagtgggagggagtcaaaaatgggacaggccaagggtgtcaaactcctggagattcctggagggccacagtcctgcacagtttagatataaccctaattaaacacacctgatccagctaatctaatcatttaggtttatttgaaaactacatgatatgtgtgctggagcagggttagaactaaactctgcagggctacgaccctccaggaactgagtttgacaccactgggataggtctattaatctcaaactagttgtttttaattaaaggaatcagttatttagaataataaaacatttgggctgttaccaggcaaatcagtatcaacaaactcatcttttcaatacagaggaaatgcaaaagcttcatcggacgtggcatttagatgtatttacacactgtttagtgcaggacaagaatgcatttaacctgcagttacaaatgcatgaataatgttttgatatgccagacataaaatgttgaatgctcatttgaaattataaaaacttaattataaacaatcaaaataatcaaataatcaaatcaaaagatactttaaatgtgaaattaaaatggccagtatgtgtcagcaagtcactgttaataagtgagtcattgcgattgaaccaaatcatttaaacggttgattcattcagaaacgaaacactgtcatgttgctcagagatgcaaaattttgctttggtggctgtgtttggaataaatttttgttgtagaaatagagcaaaaaccggcaatatggtgtctaaaacgcaagtctcttagtttactgtcctgttgtaaaaaaaaaaaaaaaaaaaaaaaaaaaaaaaaaaatatatatatatatatatatatatatatatatatatatatatatatatatatatatatatatatatatatatatatatatatatatatatatataaatatatatttaatacatataaatataaatatataaatatatatatatatatatatatatatcagtggctgctggtctttcaaagaggggaagctcattttcggcctacattataaccctctgatggtcttcatttgtagtgacactcggggtctttttgaccccagacaataacatttcattttgtaatagtaaaatatgtaaattttttacaaatataattttactctgttcatttatgtttttactaaactttgtacagtttttggaggatttaaatcttttacatttctataaataaataaatatttatttaaataggcttttttttttttacaaaaaaagaaaaaagcatttcaggtaaaattcacttcataaaagacccagatttctaactttcatacatggggataccatggataattttataaggtttaatgtaagatttttgcccatttttggggaaattcagtttaaaaattgtaataaatcactttaaccactagatggctatagtgtgtgtgtgtgtgtgtgtgtgtgtgtgtgtgtgtgtgcgtgcgcacattttcaatctgtcttagttaccaattcaattttgtggtggttctgcattttacaaatatcaagaaatattgccgcagtttgtctttcgaatacacttgagaaatccgcgatcatgggactgagcgtgaaacagcttcaccgacttcttatggtgcagaccgctgtcagtcaaaaggagatcgacagatcctccaatcatcacgcggaagcccagtcttcattcacctccagagacgctgagcgtccgtgggcgggacataatcgcagcatttatccaatgaccgtctagcttcggagcactgaaaaaaactgttcaaagcagccccattgaagtcgctcggcttcttcagggaaatgcactgtgacgctacgggaatgtatgagaagaaaatcgagtcagccgacatgtagctgattaacacaatacataatacacaatagtacatatttgaccgttgttttttttttttttttttacattacgtggggttgatgtcttgtcgagattttataaactgctagtttggtctccctaggcaagcacagcatacacagcataatagagtacaaatatgggcaggggttcacttcatttccttcaagttcaacttcagaatatgacggggtttcgttttcagcggtgtctgcaccactaacgcctgttttgtccgtctgcatctttcttgtgattttagcgccagtttgccctcctgcccattatttactgatatagcttccagggagcgattttttttttactcagtaattaatgtgttttaaaatgtagcgaagtacaatacttcaaactaaatatacttaaataaaagtaaaattacagattaaaaaaaatacttaaaaaagtagaagtacacaaaaaagctactcaattacagtaacgcgagtaaatgtaattcgttactttccacctctgactaTGAGTTTACAATACATTACTGATTTATGACTGCTTGTATTATGTTCTACTTGTACAGGAAGACTGCAGTAGAAGGAAAGCTGGTACTGAAAACATTTGTCTTCACTCACATGGTCCAGACTAAAGAGAAGCTGGTCTGAGGCCAGAGATGGAGGAGTCAATGGTCACCAAATGCAGCGCTGCAGCCTGAAACTGTGAAGACTGGATTCCCAAACAGCTCTGTGACAGCACAGATGTTACGGCCATAAAGGAAACTTCACAACTTGGAGCCCATACCTCCAACAACCTTCAACAGGAATCAATGGTATGTCCATTACaacaattctaaataataataatatataattgacACAATGATTTTGTCTCTCCAGGACATCTACGCAAGGTTTTTCTTTTGTTGAGGACCGTCAAGAGACTCCAGCCACACGAGCCATGGATTGCTCTCACCGTTACCATCAGACAGACGTTATCACAGAACCAGCACCAGCAGACTGCAAGACAAGTTCCTTCCGCAGGCAATCAGACTAAACTGAACTCGTACagtaacaccacacacaccagCAGCCTCATTCTGCAGCCTGACATTCTGTTTGCACTAATTCATACTGTACTGCACTGCAGAAGTATATCTACAGTATACAGTGattgttgtttgttttcattttgttctctctgtatagtatagtattgcactatattttctaCCTGTATTGAGCTCTTATGTATACGGTTTATATGtttaatactgtatatgtgttgCAAATATATTCAGTACTTGTCATGCTGCAGTTTGCACAAAAGCATTTCACCACCTGTATACTTGCATTCATTGGTATTGTGATAATAAAGTGATTTGACTTGAATTGGTCACATGACTTGTTCATCAGTTGTACTGTTGTGCTGGATAACAGTTGCACATTGTTTATGACATTGAAGAAGATTATGATAGAGACATGGATTTGAAGAAAACCAGGAGAGCTCTGATGATGAGGAGGAAACTGGATGTGATTCTTTGGTGCTCAAGACATTTCACCATGCCTTCATCTGGGTTTCttcatctgattaaaataatatggttttAATGTAACccatttttatttcacttgaaTATCATTTGTCTTAATATGCTACTTTATCTGTATTTATGCTGCATCCTAGTAAAATATTGCATATGGTGTTGGATAATAAAGTATGGTGAATATTCTGTACTAGAGATGGTTTTTGGTAGATACaccatttaattttgtaaacaaCACATATAATCACCATGGTTGTTTTGATTAAgacatgaacattttgtcatattAATGAAATTCAGTTAGATGAAGATTGGCAGAAAGCTGCATTAGAAGAGACTGCATGGACTTCATGCACAACTGAAGGAGATGAATCAAGGAAAGATCAACATGAATCCTGTTCTGTATTATAATGAAGATGatcatgcacattactgatgtctaGCACCTGAGCAGGACAAAGATGAGACATTCTTTACAGAGATTTATGAATTAGGTCTTTTATATTATGATTCTTTAAATTGCATGAATTGTATGGAACCATAaactgcacactgtcacacattGTCTTACTGAATGACACATTGGCCTTGTGTGATGAAGTGTCAGAATATGTAtttgttgtctttgtttactATTAGCACTGTATTATTGCTCTTGATCTTATGAAATAAATTGAGCTCTTTCCAAATGGGCACTCTCCGGGTTCTTGTGGTGAATTTATTGTCACCcactaaatataaaactaaaatgacGAATTTGCATTGTGGGGTGAACCTAATTCAGCAATAGATTTGttgattacagttatttattttcaaacaaggGCCTAATATTTCCCATTGTACAC is a genomic window of Carassius carassius chromosome 46, fCarCar2.1, whole genome shotgun sequence containing:
- the LOC132129605 gene encoding caM kinase-like vesicle-associated protein isoform X1, translating into MRVDAVMPFGCLALRDGRSYNSLSDVTDKYEIGQVLKAKEFCELCLVKERQTDKVYVCKKFLKKDGRKVRKAAKNEIMILKMVKHPNILQLIDAFETRKEFFIIQELATGGDVFDWILDQGNYTERDAASVIRQVLEAVAYLHSLNIVHRNLKLENLMYYRESNHNKVVLRDFYLSRFENGSITEPCGTPEYLAPEVVARHRYGRPVDCWAVGVIVYILLSGNPPFYDETEEENTDMHNRIIFCRIVAGEFEFDSPYWDEISPAAKELVCRLMEVDPMLRITAQDALSHGWIAGNGASEKNLKEGVCAQFEKNFAKAKWRKAIRVTTFMQRLRASEMGSSDGAAQGKGVKADGKGIQTDSGGISTVSMSHEVSAENKPVENQEEDKARNLNAEEKETETLTRSNSSLKVQADEPNMKESTEGTSEREDKPLTRASQKAAPSQPNKTSDNRENDVPKEPEATTVGSVEKKSSFPDTPNRRKMAANLSMDHGSCSDVKTSTKEPPLKSEEKKDTAHDMAANSWCQTQLPEAVAERPVEVGVTCEVNPKSRELKKGRTDKGSQSVKNIQCTYASLGSSSLGHDKTVFEQELQEMVQGASGFASPFCPTYSVGQYAGLDPGSGASADWQMDCVIEQIEKQMAAVLEKIEGDMPSLLEQISDHPKTLPRAKSASSSPSPRSRSYHHSTPPPLPTTPRPTMPSLPHLTLPPPSYPPPSPPSHIQGHSHPTADDGNCDGQKSTKRSGQSPRGSVSGKGL
- the LOC132129605 gene encoding caM kinase-like vesicle-associated protein isoform X2, giving the protein MPFGCLALRDGRSYNSLSDVTDKYEIGQVLKAKEFCELCLVKERQTDKVYVCKKFLKKDGRKVRKAAKNEIMILKMVKHPNILQLIDAFETRKEFFIIQELATGGDVFDWILDQGNYTERDAASVIRQVLEAVAYLHSLNIVHRNLKLENLMYYRESNHNKVVLRDFYLSRFENGSITEPCGTPEYLAPEVVARHRYGRPVDCWAVGVIVYILLSGNPPFYDETEEENTDMHNRIIFCRIVAGEFEFDSPYWDEISPAAKELVCRLMEVDPMLRITAQDALSHGWIAGNGASEKNLKEGVCAQFEKNFAKAKWRKAIRVTTFMQRLRASEMGSSDGAAQGKGVKADGKGIQTDSGGISTVSMSHEVSAENKPVENQEEDKARNLNAEEKETETLTRSNSSLKVQADEPNMKESTEGTSEREDKPLTRASQKAAPSQPNKTSDNRENDVPKEPEATTVGSVEKKSSFPDTPNRRKMAANLSMDHGSCSDVKTSTKEPPLKSEEKKDTAHDMAANSWCQTQLPEAVAERPVEVGVTCEVNPKSRELKKGRTDKGSQSVKNIQCTYASLGSSSLGHDKTVFEQELQEMVQGASGFASPFCPTYSVGQYAGLDPGSGASADWQMDCVIEQIEKQMAAVLEKIEGDMPSLLEQISDHPKTLPRAKSASSSPSPRSRSYHHSTPPPLPTTPRPTMPSLPHLTLPPPSYPPPSPPSHIQGHSHPTADDGNCDGQKSTKRSGQSPRGSVSGKGL